Within the Hevea brasiliensis isolate MT/VB/25A 57/8 chromosome 2, ASM3005281v1, whole genome shotgun sequence genome, the region AGAGCACTGTAAATGACAACGAAACAAGGAAGGATAGCCTTTGGATTGAAAACAAACAACTCCTCGAGATTGGAGTAAATTCCGGCGTACCCGGCTACAGAATCGTATGAGCCACCAGTTGACGCGGCATCCTCCTCTGGCGGCGCCGTATCATCCTCCACGCGCTTCACTCTCCCAGCAATCACGCGGCACACCAGCATGGCCCTCCGTCCATCCGTACAACCAATGAGGGAGTCGTGCGCCCTGCCGCTACTCGCCGTGGTGCGTACCCCTTTGCACTCCTTGCCTTGAAACCCGTGCCTGATGATGGTGCACACACCGCAACCTGGGATCGAGCCGCACAAGTTCGACGAGCCGCGAGCGCCCAACGAGCACGTTAGACTCGTACAGTAGAATCGCAGCAGCTCGTTACCATCAGCTGCACACCTGGGGTTTTTTTTAGTGCTATTGAGAGCACGAGTCTTGACAACATCTCTGGAGTCCTCGAACCGTTGAATGGTGCGTTGTGTGTTGTGAACTTTTAATATCCGTTCGATCTTACAGATGGAGTTATCTTTCTTGAGCCAGCTTGATTTGAAGATGATCTCCACAATGTTTCTACTGGAATCCTCTGGGCCCAGCTCTGACACTGCACCATT harbors:
- the LOC110673836 gene encoding uncharacterized protein LOC110673836 translates to MALLTFLSEQSEQGKQLSKRKRKLQKQKQPSSWDQFKNLLTCKQVEGSGVHDPSKNPNGYSKLGSSCSSICSFRDVVHGNTRVVHRADNSPESSTVGQETGLLSRKAANGSSTRSLGSSGRSSGGATYTSSSRGIQFRKLSGCYECHMIVDPSRYPSPRTTICACSQCGEIFPKSESLELHQKVRHAVSELGPEDSSRNIVEIIFKSSWLKKDNSICKIERILKVHNTQRTIQRFEDSRDVVKTRALNSTKKNPRCAADGNELLRFYCTSLTCSLGARGSSNLCGSIPGCGVCTIIRHGFQGKECKGVRTTASSGRAHDSLIGCTDGRRAMLVCRVIAGRVKRVEDDTAPPEEDAASTGGSYDSVAGYAGIYSNLEELFVFNPKAILPCFVVIYSALES